In Pseudomonas sp. PDNC002, the DNA window TCAACGGTGGTGGGTTCGGCAGCGAGCATCTGCGGGCCGTTGGCGGCGTACCAGTCGCACAGGCCGGCGCACTTTTCCACTTCGCCACGGGCCTGGGCGATCGGCTTGCCCATTTCGGCGGTGATGGTCTGCGCGAAGGTCTCGGCATTGGCGCGCAGGGCCTGGCCGAGGCGCACCAGCGCGGCGGCGCGCTGCTCCAGCGGGGTGCGCTTCCAGCCGGCGTAACCTTGGGCGGCGCGCGCCAGGGATTGTTCCAGGGCTTGCGCGGATTCGAAGGCGTAGCTGTCGATCACCTCGCCGGTGGCGGGGCTGCGGGAAATCGCGTGGGTCTGCGGGGTGATGCTCATGGCTCGCTCCTGAAAGGTGGGTGGGCGGAGTGGAGCCAGTGTCGCGTTGAAATATGCTCATGAAAACTGAATAATAATGACGATTACGCTCTCGTTTGGAGAATGAAATGGACCTGGTCCAGCTGGAAATCTTCTGCGCCGTGGCGGCCCACAAAAGCATCGCCGCCGCCGCACAGGCCATGCACCGTGTGCCATCGAACCTCACCACGCGGATCAAGCAACTGGAGGCGGACCTGGACGCCGACCTGTTCATCCGCGAGAACAACCGCCTGCGCCTGTCGCTGGCCGGGCACGACTTCCTTGTCTATGCGACACGCATCCTTGGCCTCGTGGAAGAGGCGAGGGTGGTGGTATCCGGCAAGGAACCCAGCGGACGCTTCCCCATCGGCTCGCTGGAAAGCACGGCGGCGGTGCGCATTCCACGCCTGCTGGCGCGTTATCACCAGCAGTACCCGAAGGTGGAGCTGGACCTGTCCACCGGGCCCTCCGGCACGATGATCGACGGCGTGATCGCCGGCGAGCTGATCGCCGCCTTCGTCGACGGTCCGATCAAGCACCCGGCACTGGACGGCATGCCGGTGTTCGACGAAGACATGCTGGTGGTCGCGCCGTCCCACCACGCGCCGATCCAGCGTGGGCGGGACGCCGATGGCGAGATGATCTACGTGTTCCGCGACAACTGTTCCTACCGCCACCACTTCGAGCGCTGGTTCGCCGCCGACGGCGCCGCGCCGGGCGCCATCCGCGAGCTGGAGTCCTACCACAGCATGCTTGCCTGCGTGAGCGCCGGCGGCGGGCTGGCGGTGATGCCACGCAGCATGCTGTCGAACATGCCCGGCAGCATCTCGGTCAGCGCCTGGCCGATGGCGGGCGACTTTGCCCGCTTGAACACCTGGCTGATCTGGCGTAGCGACACGCGCTCGCGGTCCCTGGAGCTGTTTCGGAATCTGGTGGAAGAGCAGGCGGCGGCGTTGGATATGGCGGGGGCGTGAGTCCGTGGCTGTCATGCGCGCCCTGGGGTGAGCCCCTTCACGGCCACGACGAAGGAACGACGGACTGAGCGCGGCCCTGGTCCGGACAGGGTCAATCGCCGCTGCGCAGGCGCAGGCACTGGTGGCGGTGCAAGCCCAGGCGCACTTCGTCGAGCAGCGCTTCGGCGCAGGCCAGGGCCCGCGCGGATTCTTCGTCGGATGCGAGGCCGGCGCGGGTGAAGTCGTCGATGCGCAGCCCTTCGGGCGTGCCGGGCGCTTCCACCAGGGTCCAGCCCAGGCCGCTCGCCTCCAGGCTGCGGGCGAGGCCGGCGCCGAGCTGCTCGTCGTCGGCGCCAGCGGGCTCAACCAGCCATTGCCAATGCCCGACCAGGAACAGTCGCGGCACGTCGGCACGCAGGGCGCCATCGAGTAGCGCGCCGCACAGGGGCGGGAGGTTTTCCGCAGGCTCGTTGCCCAGGAAGGCGAAGATCACATCGAGTCCGGATACCGCTTCGCTGACCGTGATCGACGAGTCCAGGCTACCCAGCTTGCTGCGCAGGCCGGGACGGGCCTGCAGGGCGTTGAGGTCATCGAGCAGCACCGTCACTTCGTGCTGGCGGTGCAGGGCGCCGGCGATCAGCGCCTGGCCGAGGCTGTCGAAAGGCTGGAACAGTCCCAGCTTCAGGGTGGGCGTTTCGAGGTTGTGCATGGTGACTCCTGCGCTTCGCGTGGGCCTCGATCATTCGAAGGCCACGCGGCGCAAGAGGTTCAGACGGATTCCCCAGCGGTCACAGCCACCAGCGCAGCAGGTAGAACGCCCCCATGCTCAGCACCACGCTGAGCAGCACGTTGCGCGTCCACAGCACCAGCGCCACGGCGACGACCGCGCCGAGCAGGTAGGGGTTGTCCAGGCGCAGGTTGAGCTGGTGCTCGGGGAGGAAGACGATCGGCCCGCAGATCGCGGTGAGCATGCCCGGCACCGCGAAGCCGAGGAATTGCCGCACGTTGCTGCTCAGGCGGATCGGCAGGCGCGGTTCGAGGAACACGTAGCGGTTGAAGAACACGATCAGGCCCATGCCGACGATCACTGCCCAGACCATCATGCGCGCACCCCCGCGAGTTTCTGGCAGAGGAAGCCGGCGAACATTCCCGCCAGCCCCGACAGCACCAGCGCCGAGCCGACCTGCCAGTAGCTCAGCAGCACCGAGCAGAAGAGCGAGACGGCGACGCAGACCACGGTGGGCACG includes these proteins:
- a CDS encoding LysR family transcriptional regulator is translated as MDLVQLEIFCAVAAHKSIAAAAQAMHRVPSNLTTRIKQLEADLDADLFIRENNRLRLSLAGHDFLVYATRILGLVEEARVVVSGKEPSGRFPIGSLESTAAVRIPRLLARYHQQYPKVELDLSTGPSGTMIDGVIAGELIAAFVDGPIKHPALDGMPVFDEDMLVVAPSHHAPIQRGRDADGEMIYVFRDNCSYRHHFERWFAADGAAPGAIRELESYHSMLACVSAGGGLAVMPRSMLSNMPGSISVSAWPMAGDFARLNTWLIWRSDTRSRSLELFRNLVEEQAAALDMAGA
- a CDS encoding NAD(P)H-binding protein, with product MHNLETPTLKLGLFQPFDSLGQALIAGALHRQHEVTVLLDDLNALQARPGLRSKLGSLDSSITVSEAVSGLDVIFAFLGNEPAENLPPLCGALLDGALRADVPRLFLVGHWQWLVEPAGADDEQLGAGLARSLEASGLGWTLVEAPGTPEGLRIDDFTRAGLASDEESARALACAEALLDEVRLGLHRHQCLRLRSGD
- a CDS encoding AzlD domain-containing protein, which encodes MMVWAVIVGMGLIVFFNRYVFLEPRLPIRLSSNVRQFLGFAVPGMLTAICGPIVFLPEHQLNLRLDNPYLLGAVVAVALVLWTRNVLLSVVLSMGAFYLLRWWL